One part of the Xylocopa sonorina isolate GNS202 chromosome 10, iyXylSono1_principal, whole genome shotgun sequence genome encodes these proteins:
- the LOC143427820 gene encoding glutathione S-transferase D5-like gives MPIDFYYFINSPPCRSVMLLAKAIGVHLNLKTINPLKKDTQNPEFVKMNPQHVIPTLDDGGFILCESRPIMGYLVGKYAKNDSLYPKDPKKRGLVDQMLYFDIGTLHENMAKCYVRLCLFEARALNEQDVQDVEKACDLLNTYLADREFVAGDNLTIADFAIHTTVCVLLCFDFDIDRYDNVASWYNRCKQLLDKFGFEEVHGPGRRLFSEMYRANLQESN, from the exons ATGCCGATTGATTTTTACTACTTTATCAATAGCCCGCCGTGCAGATCGGTTATGCTGCTGGCGAAGGCGATTGGCGTCCATCTTAACCTGAAAACGATCAATCCGCTTAAGAAGGACACTCAGAATCCAGAGTTCGTTAAG ATGAATCCGCAGCACGTAATACCGACGCTGGACGACGGCGGATTCATTCTCTGCGAAAG CCGCCCAATTATGGGTTACTTGGTGGGCAAGTACGCGAAGAACGACTCGTTGTACCCGAAAGATCCTAAAAAGAGGGGCCTGGTGGACCAGATGCTGTATTTTGATATTGGAACGCTTCACGAGAACATGGCCAAGTGCTATGTAC GGTTATGTT TATTTGAGGCACGTGCCCTGAACGAACAAGATGTGCAAGATGTGGAAAAAGCGTGCGATTTGCTGAACACGTACCTCGCGGATCGCGAGTTCGTCGCTGGTGATAACCTTACCATCGCTGATTTTGCAATTCATACGACTGTTTGCGTGTTGTTA TGTTTCGACTTCGATATCGACCGATACGATAACGTGGCGAGCTGGTACAATCGTTGCAAACAGCTTCTGGATAAATTCGGTTTCGAGGAGGTGCACGGCCCTGGAAGGAGACTGTTTAGCGAGATGTATCGAGCGAATTTACAAGAATCCAATTAA
- the LOC143427815 gene encoding glutathione S-transferase 1-1-like isoform X1 → MYSSGAPSPEINMPIDFYQLPGSAPCRAVALTAAALGVEMNFKMVNLMNGEHLKPEFVKMNPQHTIPTIDDNGFYLWESKAIMTYLADQYGKNDSLYPKDLKKRAIVNQRLYYDACTLYKAFGDYYYPVIFAKEPKDQTKYEAIGTALSFLETFLEGQDFVAGKNMTLADLAIVATISTLEAMDYDLSKYKNIVRWYGKMKSEAPKYEEANNAGVKAFKELVNNMTKK, encoded by the exons ATGTACAGCAGCGGTGCGCCATCGCCTG AAATAAATATGCCGATCGATTTCTATCAACTTCCCGGAAGCGCTCCGTGCCGCGCAGTTGCGCTGACGGCTGCCGCGCTTGGCGTCGAGATGAACTTCAAAATGGTTAATTTGATGAATGGCGAACACCTGAAACCGGAATTTGTAAAG ATGAACCCACAGCACACGATACCCACTATCGACGATAATGGCTTTTATCTGTGGGAAAG CAAAGCCATTATGACATACTTGGCTGATCAATATGGAAAGAACGATTCCTTATACCCTAAGGATCTGAAGAAACGCGCAATTGTTAACCAAAGATTATACTACGATGCGTGCACCTTGTACAAAGCCTTTGGTGATTACTAC TATCCTGTAATTTTCGCAAAAGAACCCAAAGACCAGACGAAATACGAGGCCATCGGCACGGCTCTCTCCTTCCTTGAGACGTTCCTCGAGGGACAGGACTTTGTGGCGGGAAAGAACATGACCCTCGCCGATCTGGCCATCGTCGCCACCATCTCCACATTGGAG GCTATGGACTACGATCTCAGCAAATACAAGAACATTGTCAGGTGGTACGGGAAAATGAAATCAGAAGCACCAAAATACGAAGAGGCGAACAACGCTGGCGTGAAGGCGTTCAAAGAACTTGTAAACAATATGACAAAGAAGTGA
- the LOC143427815 gene encoding glutathione S-transferase 1-1-like isoform X2: MPIDFYQLPGSAPCRAVALTAAALGVEMNFKMVNLMNGEHLKPEFVKMNPQHTIPTIDDNGFYLWESKAIMTYLADQYGKNDSLYPKDLKKRAIVNQRLYYDACTLYKAFGDYYYPVIFAKEPKDQTKYEAIGTALSFLETFLEGQDFVAGKNMTLADLAIVATISTLEAMDYDLSKYKNIVRWYGKMKSEAPKYEEANNAGVKAFKELVNNMTKK; encoded by the exons ATGCCGATCGATTTCTATCAACTTCCCGGAAGCGCTCCGTGCCGCGCAGTTGCGCTGACGGCTGCCGCGCTTGGCGTCGAGATGAACTTCAAAATGGTTAATTTGATGAATGGCGAACACCTGAAACCGGAATTTGTAAAG ATGAACCCACAGCACACGATACCCACTATCGACGATAATGGCTTTTATCTGTGGGAAAG CAAAGCCATTATGACATACTTGGCTGATCAATATGGAAAGAACGATTCCTTATACCCTAAGGATCTGAAGAAACGCGCAATTGTTAACCAAAGATTATACTACGATGCGTGCACCTTGTACAAAGCCTTTGGTGATTACTAC TATCCTGTAATTTTCGCAAAAGAACCCAAAGACCAGACGAAATACGAGGCCATCGGCACGGCTCTCTCCTTCCTTGAGACGTTCCTCGAGGGACAGGACTTTGTGGCGGGAAAGAACATGACCCTCGCCGATCTGGCCATCGTCGCCACCATCTCCACATTGGAG GCTATGGACTACGATCTCAGCAAATACAAGAACATTGTCAGGTGGTACGGGAAAATGAAATCAGAAGCACCAAAATACGAAGAGGCGAACAACGCTGGCGTGAAGGCGTTCAAAGAACTTGTAAACAATATGACAAAGAAGTGA
- the LOC143427816 gene encoding glutathione S-transferase 1-1-like produces MTVDLYYIAISSPCRAVLLTAEAIGISLNLKTVDLFSGEHLKPEYEELNPQKTVPFLVDGDFKLSESRAIMSYLADQYGKNDRLYPQAPMARALINNRLYFDIGTLYKAMKYYYYPVVFRGEKEYNSENYKMVENAYEILDKFLDGQDYVAGRNLTIADLALVATVSTMEVFGFVVEPYANVARWLDRIKSSAPGYRKANGEGLEILKKMAENSNKE; encoded by the exons ATGACCGTGGATTTGTATTACATCGCGATAAGTTCGCCTTGCAGAGCGGTCTTACTGACAGCCGAGGCCATTGGAATTTCCTTAAACTTGAAGACGGTCGATTTATTCAGCGGCGAACATCTGAAACCGGAATATGAAGAG TTAAATCCACAGAAAACAGTTCCATTCCTCGTAGACGGCGACTTTAAACTATCAGAGAG CCGTGCCATTATGTCATATTTGGCTGACCAATATGGCAAGAACGACCGACTGTACCCTCAAGCACCGATGGCTCGAGCTTTGATCAATAATCGATTGTATTTCGACATTGGCACTCTGTACAAAGCAATGAAATATTATTAC TACCCAGTTGTATTTAGAGGTGAAAAGGAGTACAATTCGGAAAACTACAAGATGGTCGAGAACGCGTACGAAATTCTGGATAAATTTCTGGACGGTCAAGATTACGTGGCTGGTCGTAATTTGACCATCGCTGACCTCGCTTTGGTAGCTACGGTATCGACGATGGAG GTTTTTGGTTTCGTGGTGGAACCATACGCGAACGTTGCCAGATGGTTGGACAGGATAAAGTCGTCTGCGCCTGGTTATCGCAAGGCTAATGGCGAAGGTCTGGAGATACTGAAGAAAATGGCCGAGAATTCCAACAAAGAGTGA